In Listeria monocytogenes, the following proteins share a genomic window:
- a CDS encoding lytic transglycosylase domain-containing protein has product MNPVEQVISARQAEFQSAFEAAKQSATTFETKLNERLNATKQTTTTNVQTVTDAELTRAREAYEALINQSETKSAVTTSSTTTETLAAPTGELTNWNNYQIKPISAENEGKYSDLIKTAAAKYGVPEALIKRVIQVESNYNPNVVSSAGATGLMQLMAGSNRTDPATNIDAGTKELAGYIKKYDGDLRLALAAYNAGPGNVRKYGGVPPFKETQNYLKKIIG; this is encoded by the coding sequence ATGAATCCAGTAGAACAAGTAATAAGTGCTAGACAAGCCGAGTTTCAAAGCGCGTTCGAAGCAGCAAAACAATCGGCCACTACGTTTGAAACAAAATTAAACGAACGCTTAAATGCGACCAAGCAAACAACTACGACTAATGTGCAAACAGTCACCGATGCCGAACTAACTCGCGCCAGAGAAGCGTACGAAGCATTAATCAATCAATCGGAAACCAAGTCTGCTGTAACCACATCTAGTACGACAACCGAGACTCTTGCAGCACCAACCGGAGAGCTAACCAATTGGAACAACTACCAAATCAAACCAATCAGTGCGGAAAACGAAGGGAAATATAGCGACTTAATCAAAACAGCTGCAGCCAAGTACGGCGTCCCAGAAGCACTCATCAAACGCGTCATCCAAGTAGAATCCAATTACAATCCAAATGTTGTCTCAAGCGCTGGCGCAACAGGTCTAATGCAGCTAATGGCCGGTTCTAATCGGACCGATCCAGCCACCAATATCGATGCGGGAACGAAAGAACTCGCAGGATACATCAAAAAATACGATGGCGACCTAAGACTAGCTTTAGCAGCCTATAATGCTGGACCAGGAAACGTCCGCAAATACGGCGGCGTACCACCATTCAAAGAAACGCAAAACTATTTAAAGAAAATTATCGGATAA